One stretch of Natronobacterium texcoconense DNA includes these proteins:
- a CDS encoding ammonium transporter, whose translation MIEPAALQASSGELESLATGMNLLWALVVTFLIFFMHAGFAMLEAGQVRSKNVANQLTKNMLTWAVGIGVFFVIGMGISNNVGSLLVGGETTPLTMFGEGSYDWAMWLFSAVFAMTAATIVSGAVAGRAKLRAYVAYTFLLAAVIYPVVAAMVWYAPGAPEGVAPILTGFGFDDFAGGMVVHGVGGVAGLTAAWILGARIDKYGDDGSVNVIPGHSLTFAVLGTLILCFGWFGFNVGTAATVINPETLELADFDYVGSVAMVTALGMGLGAIGASVVSLVTTQKVDTLFVANGMLAGLVGVTGPTDLITPMGAIAIGFIAGAQLPLVFRFVEQRLKIDDVCAVFPVHGSAGMLGLILYPLWSIEGTAIGGGLVAGGILSIEASAFVPQIVGVAVITVWTVLATAAVWGAFKAMGQARVTPDHERDGLDVAEHGVDTYPEFGKPDVATDGGTVDDDGPTVIRADGGEPNDGEIKMVTAIVRPDRLGAVKTALAETGAPSLTVTNVSGRGSQPAKKGQWRGEEYTVDLHQKAKIECVVADVPAGEVVDAIREAANTGEPGDGKIFVQTLEDAHQIRTGNSGREAV comes from the coding sequence ATGATCGAACCCGCCGCTCTCCAGGCCAGTTCCGGCGAACTCGAGTCGCTCGCGACGGGGATGAACCTGCTGTGGGCACTCGTGGTCACCTTCCTGATCTTCTTCATGCACGCTGGGTTCGCGATGCTCGAGGCGGGCCAGGTCCGCTCGAAGAACGTTGCGAACCAGTTGACGAAGAACATGCTGACCTGGGCGGTCGGCATCGGCGTCTTCTTCGTGATCGGGATGGGGATCTCGAACAACGTCGGATCGTTACTCGTCGGCGGCGAAACGACGCCGCTGACGATGTTCGGCGAAGGATCGTACGACTGGGCGATGTGGCTGTTCAGCGCGGTGTTCGCGATGACGGCCGCGACGATCGTCTCCGGTGCAGTTGCTGGCCGGGCGAAGCTCCGTGCGTACGTCGCCTACACCTTCCTGCTGGCAGCGGTTATCTACCCCGTCGTCGCCGCAATGGTCTGGTACGCTCCGGGAGCGCCCGAAGGCGTCGCCCCGATACTCACCGGCTTCGGCTTCGATGACTTCGCCGGCGGCATGGTCGTCCACGGCGTCGGCGGCGTCGCCGGCCTCACGGCCGCCTGGATCCTCGGCGCTCGCATCGACAAGTACGGCGACGACGGCAGTGTCAACGTCATCCCCGGCCACTCGCTGACCTTCGCCGTGCTGGGAACGTTGATCCTCTGTTTCGGCTGGTTCGGCTTCAACGTCGGAACCGCCGCGACCGTCATCAACCCAGAGACGCTCGAGCTCGCCGACTTCGACTACGTCGGTAGCGTCGCGATGGTCACCGCACTCGGGATGGGTCTGGGCGCAATCGGCGCGTCGGTCGTCTCCCTCGTCACGACCCAGAAAGTCGACACGCTGTTCGTGGCCAACGGCATGCTCGCCGGTCTCGTCGGTGTCACCGGTCCGACCGACCTCATCACGCCGATGGGTGCGATCGCCATCGGCTTCATCGCCGGCGCACAGCTCCCGCTCGTGTTCCGGTTCGTCGAACAGCGACTCAAGATCGACGACGTCTGTGCAGTCTTCCCCGTCCACGGCAGCGCAGGGATGCTCGGTCTGATCCTCTACCCACTGTGGTCGATCGAGGGCACCGCCATCGGCGGCGGCCTCGTCGCCGGCGGCATCCTCTCGATCGAAGCGAGCGCGTTCGTCCCACAGATCGTCGGCGTCGCCGTCATCACGGTCTGGACCGTCCTCGCGACCGCAGCCGTCTGGGGCGCGTTCAAAGCGATGGGGCAGGCTCGAGTCACGCCCGACCACGAACGTGACGGCCTCGACGTCGCCGAACACGGCGTCGACACCTACCCCGAGTTCGGCAAGCCGGACGTCGCGACCGACGGCGGCACCGTCGACGACGATGGACCAACGGTCATCCGTGCTGATGGAGGAGAACCAAACGATGGCGAGATCAAGATGGTCACCGCAATCGTCCGTCCCGACCGCCTCGGTGCAGTCAAGACGGCGCTCGCCGAAACCGGCGCACCGTCGCTGACCGTCACCAACGTCTCCGGTCGCGGCTCCCAGCCCGCGAAGAAAGGCCAGTGGCGCGGCGAAGAGTACACCGTCGACCTCCACCAGAAGGCCAAGATCGAGTGCGTCGTCGCCGACGTTCCCGCAGGCGAGGTCGTCGACGCAATCCGCGAGGCCGCGAACACGGGCGAACCCGGTGACGGAAAGATCTTCGTCCAGACGCTCGAGGACGCACACCAGATCCGGACCGGAAACTCCGGACGGGAGGCCGTCTAA
- the hemL gene encoding glutamate-1-semialdehyde 2,1-aminomutase, protein MNDDNSRELYDRALSVMPGGVNSAVRAAIEPYPFFVQKGDGGHVIDADGNRYVDWVMGLGPLLLGHDLPEPVQAAIQQKASEGPMYGTPTEIEVDLAEFVVRHVPSVEKIRFVNSGTEATTSAVRLARGYTGRNKIVVNQGGYHGAQESTLVEGDHENPAPSSAGVPQSFAEHTLPVPFNDEEAVREVFEEHGDDIAAVMTEPILGNYGIVHPEDGYHEFLREITEEHGSLLIFDEVITGFRVGGLGCAQSEFGVTPDLTTFGKIVGGGFPVGAIGGRAEIIEQFAPSGPVFQAGTFSGHPVTMAAGLETLKFAAANDVYDHVDGLGDRLREGLSEIVADQAPEYTVAGTNSMFKVIFTRDGEAPKNAADVKNAETDRWRRVFWGQMKDQGIFLSQNQFECQFVSYSHTEEDVEQTLEAYKDAL, encoded by the coding sequence ATGAACGACGACAACTCGCGGGAACTGTACGACAGAGCGCTGTCGGTCATGCCCGGCGGCGTCAACTCGGCCGTTCGTGCGGCGATCGAACCGTATCCGTTCTTCGTACAGAAAGGCGACGGCGGTCACGTCATCGACGCCGACGGTAACCGGTACGTCGACTGGGTCATGGGGCTCGGACCGCTGTTGCTGGGTCACGATTTACCCGAACCGGTCCAGGCGGCGATCCAGCAGAAAGCAAGCGAGGGACCGATGTACGGCACGCCGACCGAGATCGAAGTCGACCTCGCGGAGTTCGTCGTCCGTCACGTCCCGAGCGTCGAGAAGATCCGGTTCGTGAACTCGGGAACGGAGGCGACCACTTCGGCAGTACGCCTCGCTCGCGGCTACACCGGCCGAAACAAGATCGTCGTCAACCAGGGCGGCTACCACGGTGCTCAGGAGTCGACGCTCGTTGAGGGCGACCACGAGAACCCCGCACCCTCTTCGGCCGGCGTGCCACAGTCCTTCGCCGAGCACACCCTCCCCGTGCCGTTCAACGACGAGGAAGCCGTTCGCGAAGTCTTCGAGGAACACGGCGACGACATCGCAGCCGTGATGACCGAACCCATCCTGGGGAACTACGGCATCGTCCACCCCGAGGACGGCTACCACGAGTTCCTCCGGGAGATCACCGAGGAACACGGCTCGCTCCTCATTTTCGACGAGGTCATCACTGGCTTCCGCGTCGGCGGCCTCGGCTGTGCACAGAGCGAGTTCGGCGTCACACCCGACCTGACTACGTTCGGCAAGATCGTCGGCGGCGGCTTCCCCGTCGGCGCGATCGGCGGCCGCGCCGAAATCATCGAACAGTTCGCGCCTTCCGGCCCGGTCTTCCAGGCCGGCACCTTCTCCGGCCACCCCGTCACGATGGCCGCCGGCCTCGAGACCCTGAAATTCGCCGCCGCGAACGACGTCTACGACCACGTCGACGGACTCGGCGACCGACTGCGAGAGGGCCTCTCGGAGATCGTCGCGGACCAGGCCCCCGAGTACACCGTCGCCGGCACGAACAGCATGTTCAAGGTGATCTTCACTCGAGACGGCGAGGCACCGAAAAACGCCGCCGACGTGAAAAACGCCGAGACCGATCGCTGGCGACGCGTCTTCTGGGGGCAGATGAAAGACCAGGGGATCTTCCTCTCGCAAAACCAGTTCGAGTGCCAGTTCGTCAGCTACAGCCACACCGAGGAAGACGTCGAACAGACCCTCGAGGCGTACAAGGACGCACTGTAG
- a CDS encoding group I truncated hemoglobin, whose product MSETLYDRLGGRDEIEAVVDQFYDRVLVDEQVAHFFEDVDMQKQRAHQTQFLSAVAGGPVDYSGQDMESAHAHLNISRSEFETIASHLEATLESFDVAETDREAVLSEFASYESAIVSAAAD is encoded by the coding sequence ATGAGCGAAACGCTCTACGACAGACTCGGTGGTCGAGACGAAATCGAGGCGGTCGTCGATCAGTTCTACGACCGCGTGCTCGTTGACGAACAGGTTGCACACTTCTTCGAGGACGTCGATATGCAGAAACAGCGTGCGCATCAGACCCAGTTCCTGAGTGCGGTTGCCGGTGGTCCCGTCGACTACTCCGGACAAGACATGGAGTCTGCCCACGCCCACCTCAATATCAGCCGCAGTGAGTTCGAGACGATCGCAAGCCACCTCGAGGCGACTCTCGAGTCGTTCGACGTCGCCGAGACAGACCGCGAAGCCGTCCTTTCGGAGTTCGCCAGTTACGAGTCGGCTATCGTGTCGGCGGCTGCCGACTGA
- the hemC gene encoding hydroxymethylbilane synthase: MRTRGTLRLATRGSTLARRQAGLVKEALEDRRYEVELVTVETTGDQIQDELIHRLGKTGAFVRELDEHVLEGDLDGAIHSMKDMPTEQPDELVTAAVPERGPPGDALVTPDGSSVEDLPQGATVGTSSLRRRAQLLSERPDLEVEPLRGNVDTRVEKLLAPTLQAEHQKRSEADKERKGNTGNEDFEPEYDRTVDEWFDDLSELERQALGREVETEYDAIVLAEAGLERSGLSHHVDYQQLPTGTFVPAPGQGALAVTATDGETGREIQEAIDHPRSRVETTVERTLLAELGGGCIAPIGIYAIIQGEYVHASVTVFDRDGEESVVANRDLPVEHHAEAAREFASDLADRGAADLIEQARKEADEEEDDPEPPEGK, encoded by the coding sequence ATGAGAACGCGTGGGACGTTGCGACTGGCGACGCGGGGATCGACGCTGGCCCGGCGACAGGCCGGGCTGGTCAAGGAGGCCCTGGAGGACCGCCGATACGAGGTCGAACTCGTAACCGTCGAGACGACGGGTGACCAGATCCAGGACGAACTCATCCACCGACTCGGAAAGACGGGTGCGTTCGTCCGCGAACTCGACGAACACGTCTTGGAGGGCGACCTCGACGGCGCGATCCACTCGATGAAGGACATGCCGACCGAACAGCCCGACGAACTCGTCACGGCCGCCGTCCCCGAACGCGGCCCACCGGGTGACGCCCTCGTGACGCCCGACGGATCGAGCGTCGAGGACCTCCCGCAGGGGGCGACCGTCGGCACCTCGAGTCTGCGCCGTCGCGCACAACTGCTCTCGGAACGGCCCGACCTCGAGGTCGAACCGCTACGAGGGAACGTCGATACGCGCGTCGAGAAGCTACTCGCGCCCACGCTACAGGCGGAACACCAGAAGCGGTCGGAAGCGGACAAAGAGCGCAAGGGCAACACCGGGAACGAGGATTTCGAACCCGAGTACGACCGCACCGTCGACGAGTGGTTCGACGACCTCTCGGAACTCGAACGGCAGGCGCTGGGCCGCGAGGTCGAGACCGAGTACGACGCCATCGTGCTCGCGGAAGCCGGCCTCGAGCGCAGCGGACTCTCCCACCACGTCGACTATCAGCAGCTACCGACGGGAACGTTCGTCCCCGCCCCCGGACAGGGTGCGCTCGCGGTGACTGCAACCGACGGCGAGACGGGCCGCGAGATCCAGGAAGCGATCGATCACCCGCGAAGTCGCGTCGAAACGACCGTCGAGCGAACGCTGCTCGCGGAACTGGGCGGCGGCTGTATCGCCCCGATCGGTATCTACGCGATCATTCAGGGCGAGTACGTCCACGCGTCGGTCACCGTCTTCGACCGCGACGGCGAGGAGTCGGTGGTCGCAAACCGTGACCTGCCGGTCGAACACCACGCCGAGGCCGCCCGCGAGTTCGCGAGCGACCTGGCCGACCGCGGCGCGGCGGACCTGATCGAGCAGGCACGGAAAGAAGCCGACGAGGAGGAAGACGATCCCGAACCGCCGGAGGGGAAATAA
- a CDS encoding uroporphyrinogen-III synthase yields the protein MSNADAPTIAVFRPDDDRIEDATALLESLGAEPVPDPMLAVEPTDDTPRTDADYVVLTSKTGVELVADAGWKPGDATVCAIGPATADALREAGYEVDVVPEEYTSSGLVATLQEEVDGTRIEVARSDHGSDVLLEGFEDAGAYVHETVLYRLVRPEGSGRSAKLAADGDLDALCFTSSLTVEHFLEAADARGVREDALATLEDATVGVIGAPTEETALEQGLEVDLVASEATFETLARETLEAANGGN from the coding sequence ATGAGTAACGCAGATGCGCCCACGATAGCCGTCTTCCGTCCCGACGACGACCGAATCGAGGACGCGACCGCCCTCCTCGAGTCGCTCGGCGCAGAACCGGTCCCGGACCCGATGCTCGCCGTCGAACCCACCGACGACACGCCACGGACGGACGCCGACTACGTCGTCCTGACGAGCAAGACGGGCGTGGAACTCGTCGCCGACGCCGGCTGGAAGCCCGGCGACGCGACGGTCTGTGCGATCGGCCCCGCGACCGCCGACGCGCTCCGCGAGGCCGGCTACGAGGTCGACGTCGTCCCCGAGGAGTACACCTCGAGCGGCCTCGTCGCCACCCTGCAAGAAGAGGTCGACGGCACACGAATCGAAGTCGCCCGCAGCGACCACGGCAGCGACGTCCTCCTCGAGGGTTTCGAGGACGCTGGCGCGTACGTTCACGAGACCGTCCTCTACCGACTCGTTCGACCCGAGGGGAGCGGGCGATCCGCGAAACTGGCAGCCGACGGCGACCTCGACGCCCTCTGTTTTACGTCCTCGCTAACCGTCGAACACTTCCTCGAGGCGGCCGACGCTCGCGGCGTCCGCGAGGACGCCCTGGCCACCCTCGAGGACGCGACCGTCGGCGTCATCGGCGCGCCGACGGAGGAGACGGCGCTCGAGCAGGGGCTCGAGGTCGATCTCGTCGCGAGCGAGGCGACCTTCGAGACGCTGGCTCGCGAGACGCTCGAGGCGGCAAACGGCGGGAACTGA
- a CDS encoding single-stranded-DNA-specific exonuclease RecJ produces MAGPIPELEERATRCARRLCEADRVLLASHIDADGLTSAAIAAQALERAGIPFETVFEKQLDEEAIAAIAATDYDTVCFTDFGSGQLDIIGEHEDAGDFTPVIADHHQPADRETEYHLNPLLFGIDGASELSGAGASYVLARALSEVAGEELATDGGTANTAARADNRDLAALAVVGAVGDMQASGGELHGANEKIVEEGADAGVVETGKDLALYGKQTRPLPKLLEYATDVHIPGISNDESGALRFLEDLDLELRREDGEWRRWSGLTNEEKQTVASALVRRAVSRGVPAKKIDQLVGTSYVLSEEPIGTELRDASEFSTLLNATARYERADVGLGVCLGNREGALERARTLLRNHRRNLSEGIDLVTREGVTHEEHLQWFHADDRIRETIVGIVAGMAMGNDGVSRSKPIVAFAEKSSDGDDADTTEVKISARGTHSLVRNGLDLSVVMGEASRAVGGDGGGHDVAAGATVPKGRETEFLEHADEIVGEQLS; encoded by the coding sequence ATGGCAGGGCCGATTCCCGAACTCGAGGAGCGGGCGACCCGCTGTGCGCGACGACTGTGCGAGGCCGACCGCGTGCTACTGGCGTCTCACATCGACGCGGACGGACTGACCAGCGCCGCGATCGCAGCGCAGGCACTCGAGCGCGCGGGGATCCCGTTCGAGACGGTCTTCGAGAAACAGCTCGACGAGGAGGCGATCGCCGCGATTGCGGCGACCGACTACGACACCGTCTGCTTCACGGACTTCGGGAGCGGCCAGCTCGATATCATCGGCGAACACGAGGACGCGGGCGACTTCACGCCCGTCATCGCGGACCACCACCAGCCTGCCGACCGCGAGACGGAGTACCACCTCAATCCGTTGCTGTTCGGGATCGACGGCGCTTCCGAACTCTCGGGAGCCGGGGCGAGTTACGTCCTCGCGCGGGCGCTCTCGGAGGTGGCCGGGGAGGAACTCGCGACCGACGGCGGCACTGCGAACACGGCCGCTCGCGCCGACAACCGCGACCTCGCCGCGCTCGCCGTCGTCGGTGCCGTCGGTGACATGCAGGCCTCCGGCGGCGAACTGCACGGCGCGAACGAGAAGATCGTCGAAGAGGGTGCCGACGCTGGCGTCGTAGAGACCGGCAAGGACCTCGCGCTCTACGGGAAACAGACCCGTCCGCTCCCGAAACTGCTCGAGTACGCCACCGACGTCCACATCCCCGGCATCTCGAACGACGAATCCGGCGCGCTCCGATTCCTCGAGGATCTGGACCTCGAGTTGCGACGCGAGGACGGCGAGTGGCGACGGTGGTCCGGGCTGACGAACGAGGAGAAACAGACCGTCGCCAGCGCGCTCGTCCGACGGGCCGTCTCGCGGGGTGTGCCCGCGAAAAAGATCGACCAGCTGGTCGGGACGAGTTACGTCCTGAGCGAGGAGCCGATCGGGACGGAACTCCGGGACGCGAGCGAGTTCTCGACGCTACTGAACGCGACGGCCCGCTACGAGCGAGCGGACGTCGGACTAGGCGTCTGTCTCGGGAACCGCGAGGGCGCACTCGAGCGCGCCCGAACACTCCTCCGGAACCACCGCCGGAACCTCTCGGAGGGGATCGACCTGGTCACGCGGGAAGGGGTCACCCACGAGGAGCACCTCCAGTGGTTCCACGCGGACGACCGTATCCGCGAGACCATCGTCGGCATCGTCGCGGGGATGGCGATGGGGAACGACGGGGTCAGCCGGTCGAAGCCGATCGTCGCGTTCGCGGAAAAATCGAGCGACGGAGACGACGCGGATACCACCGAAGTCAAGATCTCAGCCCGCGGCACCCACAGCCTCGTTCGAAATGGGCTCGACCTCTCGGTCGTGATGGGCGAAGCCTCGCGAGCCGTCGGCGGCGACGGTGGCGGCCACGACGTCGCGGCCGGCGCGACCGTCCCGAAAGGCCGCGAGACGGAGTTTCTCGAGCACGCCGACGAAATCGTCGGCGAACAGCTTTCCTGA
- a CDS encoding acetyl-CoA hydrolase/transferase C-terminal domain-containing protein, with amino-acid sequence MALNTRTNDRFTGTLPRTDAETASEAIPDDATLCVSGFGSVGYPKAVPLALAASGRDLELTIVSAGSAGDEIDTELVEADAIERRYSFVSRNAIRTAINEGDVAFSDRNVSSVGDEVQYGRLADPDVAVVEAVAVGEDWFVPSTSIGQTAAFVEAADRLIVEVNHAQPLELRDLHDVYRLGKPPEREPIPLTDPDERIGSPRIEFDPDKLEAVVESDRRDTPYSFRDPTAADRTIASNFVDFLREEVERSPVFDERITLQFGVGSLGNALMGELTELSSSDRDLVYYGEVVQDGLLDMLDDDLLSSASATSLALSEEGQQQLFDGIERYAEDMVLRPGDVSNSPALVDRFGVIAVNSAVEIDLYGNVNSTHVKGSRLINGIGGSGDFNRNAVLSICALPSTLSDGDISRIVPKTFHVDHTEHDVDIFVTEHGVADIRGCSPLERAELIIEQCADPSYRDDLREYLEAAAESSGHVPIDPKRAADW; translated from the coding sequence ATGGCACTGAACACGAGAACGAACGACCGATTCACCGGTACTCTCCCACGGACGGACGCGGAAACCGCCAGCGAAGCCATCCCGGACGACGCGACGCTGTGTGTCAGCGGCTTCGGAAGCGTTGGCTACCCGAAGGCCGTCCCGCTCGCGCTTGCAGCGTCGGGTCGCGACCTCGAGTTGACCATCGTCAGCGCCGGCAGCGCCGGTGACGAGATCGATACCGAACTCGTCGAGGCGGACGCGATCGAGCGCCGATACTCGTTCGTGAGTCGGAACGCGATTCGGACGGCGATCAACGAGGGCGACGTCGCGTTCAGCGACCGCAACGTCTCCTCGGTGGGGGACGAAGTACAGTACGGACGGCTGGCAGATCCCGACGTCGCCGTCGTCGAGGCCGTCGCCGTGGGGGAGGACTGGTTCGTCCCCTCGACCTCTATCGGCCAGACGGCCGCGTTCGTCGAGGCGGCCGACCGACTGATCGTCGAGGTCAACCACGCCCAGCCGCTGGAACTGCGCGACCTCCACGACGTCTACCGTCTCGGAAAACCACCGGAACGCGAACCGATCCCGCTCACCGATCCGGACGAACGCATCGGGAGTCCGCGGATCGAGTTCGATCCGGACAAACTCGAGGCCGTCGTCGAGTCGGACCGGCGGGACACGCCTTACTCCTTCCGCGATCCGACCGCGGCCGATCGAACGATCGCGAGCAACTTCGTCGACTTCCTCCGCGAGGAGGTCGAACGCTCTCCGGTCTTCGACGAGCGGATCACCCTCCAGTTCGGCGTCGGGAGCCTCGGGAACGCGCTGATGGGCGAACTCACCGAACTCTCCTCGAGCGACCGCGACCTCGTCTATTACGGCGAGGTCGTTCAGGACGGCCTTCTGGACATGCTCGACGACGATCTGCTGTCGTCCGCGAGTGCGACGTCGCTCGCGCTGTCCGAGGAGGGCCAGCAGCAACTGTTCGACGGCATCGAGCGGTACGCCGAGGATATGGTCCTCCGGCCTGGCGACGTCTCGAACAGCCCCGCGCTCGTCGACCGGTTCGGCGTGATCGCGGTCAACAGCGCGGTCGAGATCGATCTCTACGGAAACGTCAACTCGACACACGTGAAGGGATCGAGACTCATCAACGGGATCGGTGGCTCCGGCGACTTCAACCGCAACGCCGTGCTCTCGATCTGTGCGCTCCCGTCGACGCTCTCCGACGGTGATATCTCCCGGATCGTCCCGAAGACGTTCCACGTCGACCACACGGAACACGACGTCGACATCTTCGTCACCGAACACGGCGTCGCCGACATCCGCGGGTGCTCGCCGCTCGAGCGCGCCGAACTGATCATCGAACAGTGTGCGGACCCATCCTACCGTGACGACCTCCGGGAGTACCTCGAGGCCGCCGCGGAATCGAGCGGTCACGTCCCTATCGATCCGAAACGAGCGGCCGACTGGTAG
- a CDS encoding PHP-associated domain-containing protein, which yields MTTQIPFAIDFHVHSDDSYDGHEPIELVLEHAADIGLDGVVITDHDEISESLRAAAIAPEYGLVGIPGVEVSTRHGHLLAIGVEERPDPGRPFVETVETVRKLGGIAIVPHPFQRSRHGVRKRHIRDVDAIETYNSMLFTGYRNRRARTFARRRGYPEIGASDAHYLPNVGKAYTEILVAPDEGNPTKADIDGDDLVDAILEGRTQIRGKRTPIHKSTVQYSKGAVRKSAYLVTSRAPLVPTMPASMDRS from the coding sequence ATGACGACCCAGATTCCGTTTGCAATCGACTTTCACGTCCACTCCGACGACTCCTACGACGGCCACGAACCGATCGAACTCGTTCTCGAGCACGCGGCCGATATCGGTCTCGACGGCGTCGTCATCACCGACCACGACGAAATCAGTGAATCCCTCCGCGCAGCCGCCATCGCACCGGAGTACGGACTCGTCGGTATCCCCGGCGTCGAAGTATCGACTCGACACGGACACCTGCTCGCGATCGGGGTCGAGGAACGCCCCGATCCGGGACGGCCGTTCGTAGAGACCGTCGAAACCGTCCGCAAACTCGGCGGAATCGCGATCGTTCCTCACCCCTTCCAGCGCAGTCGACACGGGGTTCGAAAACGCCACATCCGGGACGTCGACGCCATCGAGACCTACAATTCGATGCTCTTTACCGGCTATCGGAACCGTCGTGCCCGGACGTTCGCCCGCCGCCGGGGATACCCCGAAATCGGTGCCAGCGACGCCCACTACCTGCCGAACGTCGGGAAGGCCTACACCGAGATTCTGGTCGCTCCGGACGAGGGGAATCCGACCAAAGCCGACATCGACGGCGACGACCTCGTCGATGCCATCCTCGAGGGACGAACCCAGATCCGTGGCAAGCGGACGCCGATCCACAAGAGCACCGTCCAGTACTCCAAGGGTGCCGTCCGGAAGTCGGCCTATCTCGTCACCTCCCGTGCGCCGCTCGTGCCGACGATGCCGGCGTCGATGGACAGGTCGTGA
- a CDS encoding DNA methyltransferase, translated as METYLSLEFTHREALPPGTDEFRTPDALVEHFLETHTEPGDRVLDVFAGYGTTLTAAQRLDRVPYGLEYEPDRVAYIRDRVPDPEHVRQGDVLELEPSWFPTVDCCFTSPPFMEQTDDRNPFRNYAGESSYDTYLEDVETAFSRLESVLAPGAHVVVDVANMKHEGCVTTLAWDVAERISSVLEFEGEVVVTWDDGDQSDGRNGQFGYGYDHSYCLVFTNPGG; from the coding sequence ATGGAGACGTACCTCTCGCTGGAATTCACTCATCGCGAGGCACTTCCACCAGGGACGGACGAGTTCCGGACGCCGGACGCACTCGTCGAGCACTTCCTCGAGACGCACACCGAACCCGGAGACAGGGTACTCGACGTCTTTGCGGGGTACGGAACGACGCTTACGGCTGCACAACGACTGGATCGGGTTCCCTACGGCCTCGAGTACGAACCGGATCGCGTCGCCTACATCCGGGATCGGGTTCCCGACCCGGAACACGTCCGCCAGGGCGACGTTCTCGAACTCGAGCCCTCCTGGTTCCCGACCGTCGACTGTTGTTTCACGTCGCCGCCGTTCATGGAACAAACGGACGACAGGAACCCCTTCAGGAACTACGCGGGCGAGAGCAGCTACGACACGTACCTCGAGGACGTTGAGACGGCGTTCAGTCGGCTCGAGTCAGTTCTGGCTCCTGGCGCCCACGTCGTCGTCGACGTCGCCAATATGAAACACGAGGGCTGCGTGACGACGCTGGCCTGGGACGTCGCCGAGCGGATCTCGAGCGTGCTCGAGTTCGAGGGCGAGGTGGTCGTCACGTGGGACGACGGGGACCAGTCCGACGGGAGAAACGGGCAGTTCGGCTACGGGTACGACCACTCGTACTGTCTCGTGTTTACGAACCCCGGCGGCTGA
- a CDS encoding DUF5783 family protein, whose amino-acid sequence MADFDPEKFEDKYANYFTELQQAYKNAFNRMNDQYDSELVHAIDQQVLNESEPFYEGDGEFRVELPDDPYDRLSGVLVEEERFENVLEIHVEEIETELERVFGFQ is encoded by the coding sequence ATGGCCGATTTCGATCCCGAGAAGTTCGAAGACAAGTACGCCAACTACTTCACCGAACTCCAGCAGGCGTACAAGAACGCGTTCAACCGCATGAACGACCAGTACGACTCCGAACTGGTCCACGCAATCGATCAACAGGTGCTCAACGAGAGCGAGCCGTTCTACGAGGGTGACGGCGAGTTCCGCGTGGAGCTTCCAGACGACCCCTACGACCGACTGTCCGGCGTCCTCGTCGAGGAAGAGCGGTTCGAGAACGTCCTCGAGATCCACGTCGAAGAAATCGAGACCGAACTCGAGCGGGTTTTCGGCTTTCAGTGA
- a CDS encoding NifU family protein has product MSTESQNDGDDLEDRVTNFLRRNFPQIQMHGGSAAIQDLDRESGEVTIALGGACSGCGISPMTIQAIKSRMVKEIPEIDQVNAHTGMDGGGDASGMSPSFPGETVDDDGEPDEGPEAPF; this is encoded by the coding sequence ATGAGCACCGAGTCTCAGAACGACGGAGACGACCTCGAAGACCGCGTCACGAACTTCCTGCGACGGAACTTCCCACAGATCCAGATGCACGGCGGCAGTGCAGCGATTCAGGACCTCGACCGCGAGAGCGGCGAAGTCACCATCGCACTCGGCGGTGCCTGCAGCGGCTGTGGCATCTCCCCGATGACGATTCAAGCGATCAAGAGCCGGATGGTCAAGGAGATTCCCGAAATCGACCAGGTAAACGCCCACACCGGCATGGACGGCGGCGGTGACGCAAGCGGCATGAGCCCGTCGTTCCCCGGCGAGACCGTCGACGACGACGGTGAGCCCGACGAAGGGCCGGAAGCCCCGTTCTAA